In a single window of the Nodularia spumigena CCY9414 genome:
- a CDS encoding fasciclin domain-containing protein: protein MKTNYSKLLTKLAGVVGLASVSLLITLPSTANETTNNLIAQTGSGVLNPRPSIFNEPPYNRGTRSTPSVTPTPRTPRTTPPGVGTPGTQNQTLLSLAESSPNFKTLTAALKAAGLTDALQGQNPLTVFAPTDAAFAKLPQDAVRDLLKPENKEILLKLLTYHVVNGTVLSTDLSSGEVQSLEGGAITVKVGSNGVMVNDANVVQADIKGSNGVIHAIDQVILPPDL, encoded by the coding sequence ATGAAGACAAATTACAGCAAATTGTTGACCAAATTGGCAGGCGTAGTCGGGTTAGCGAGCGTGAGTCTCCTGATCACTTTACCATCTACAGCCAATGAGACAACTAATAATTTAATAGCACAGACAGGAAGTGGAGTCCTAAATCCTCGACCCAGTATTTTCAATGAACCTCCCTATAACCGTGGTACTCGGAGTACACCTTCGGTTACACCCACGCCAAGAACACCCCGCACAACTCCTCCGGGAGTAGGGACACCTGGAACTCAAAACCAAACCTTGTTATCATTGGCAGAGTCTAGCCCTAACTTTAAAACCTTAACAGCAGCCTTAAAAGCAGCCGGATTAACAGACGCATTGCAAGGTCAAAATCCACTAACAGTTTTTGCTCCTACAGATGCTGCATTTGCCAAATTACCGCAAGATGCTGTCAGAGATTTGTTAAAGCCAGAGAATAAAGAAATTTTGCTGAAGCTGTTAACTTACCATGTTGTCAATGGTACAGTTTTATCTACTGATTTGTCCTCTGGGGAAGTGCAAAGCCTCGAAGGTGGTGCAATCACCGTTAAAGTCGGTTCTAATGGTGTAATGGTAAATGATGCCAACGTAGTTCAGGCAGATATTAAAGGTAGTAATGGTGTCATACACGCCATTGATCAGGTAATTTTGCCTCCTGACTTATAG
- a CDS encoding RNA recognition motif domain-containing protein: MSIYIGNLSYDVTQDALSGVFAEYGTVRRVQIPTDRETGRVRGFAFVEMGSDAEEAAAIEALDGAEWMGRDLKVNKAKPKEDRGGSFGGGRGGGSRDRY, from the coding sequence ATGTCAATTTATATAGGCAATCTCTCTTATGACGTTACCCAAGACGCTCTAAGCGGTGTTTTTGCAGAGTACGGTACTGTAAGACGGGTTCAAATACCTACTGACCGTGAAACAGGTCGTGTACGTGGCTTTGCATTCGTAGAAATGGGTTCAGATGCTGAAGAAGCAGCAGCTATTGAGGCTTTAGACGGTGCTGAATGGATGGGACGCGACTTGAAAGTTAATAAAGCTAAACCCAAAGAAGATAGAGGCGGTTCCTTTGGTGGTGGCCGTGGTGGTGGCTCTCGTGACCGCTATTAA